The genomic DNA AAGTAAAGCGTCGTTCCGATCGCCAACAGCAAAAGAACGATTGGCAACCAATCCGTCCAGAAATAGGGCCAGTCAAATTCAATACTGGATGACGTCCCGGACGGAGTCGCTGAAGTGCTCGATTGTGCAAGAATTGAGTTCAACACGCGATCCGATTCATTTGATTGAGAAACATGGGGATTGATCCGTCATCCCGTACTGTTAAGTTGTTGTAAATTGTAGCAGGAGATGTACCGCTCGTCGAAACAAGAATGAGTTCACCCCTCTGTTTCGCCAGACCGTCGAACTGTCGAGCGAGGAAGTTTTCCGCTTGACATTCGAACCGCTTCCCCGAAAACCGTGTCAAATTCAGAGCGAACTCGACTTTCTCAGGTTGAACTACTCGCGACCGGCGCAATTGCTGTCTAAACTGCGTTCATTCAACGAAATCTGAATGATTTTCAGACTTTGCCGACGAACAGACACTCGAATCGACCTCCACTTATGTCAAACCGCCGTATTCTTGTCACCGCCGCTCTGCCATACGCCAATGGAAACATCCATATTGGCCACTTGGTCGAATACGTCCAGACCGATATTTGGGTTCGCTTCCAGAAATTACGGGGCCATAACTGTCGTTATTTCTGTGCGGACGACACCCACGGCACCGCAATCATGATTCGCGCTCGCAAAGAAGGACGCAGCGAAGAAGAATTAATTGCTGACGTCCGTGAAGCTCATATCAGCGATTTTTCCAAATTCGATATTGAATTCGACAACTTCGGATCGACACACAGCGAAGAGAACCGGGAACTGTGTCATCAGATTTGGAAATCGATCCGCGATGCCGGACTCGTTAAGCAAAAAGAGATCGAGCAACTTTTTGATCCGGAAGCACAAACCTTCCTCGCTGACCGTTTCGTCAAAGGGACTTGCCCGAAGTGTGGAGCGACAAATCAATACGGCGACAACTGTGATAAGTGCGGTTCCACTTATACACCCGCCGAACTGATTGACCCGAAAAGTACATTGAGTGGGGCAACTCCCGAGTTACGAACCGCGACGCACCTGTTTATCGAACTTGAAAAATGTCATGAGTTCCTGAACGAATGGACTCAGTCAGGTAAGCACCTGCAGCCAGAAGTCGCCAACTACCTGAAAGGGCACTTCCTGAGCGATGAACTTCGCGACTGGGACATTTCGCGACCTGCTCCCTATTTCGGTTTTGAGATCCCCGACTTCCCCGGAAATTACTGGTACGTTTGGTTCGACGCACCAATCGGATACATCGCCAGCACTTACGAGTGGTGTAAAAGAAACGGCGAAAACCTCGACGACTGGTGGAAAAGCGACCAAACCGAAATCCATCACTTTATCGGAAAAGACATCACCTATTTCCACACTCTCTTCTGGCCTGCGATGCTGAAGACAGCTGGACTCACACTTCCAGAGAAAGTGCACATCCACGGTTTCTTGACCGTTGACGGCGAGAAAATGTCCAAATCAAAGGGGACATTCATTGAAGCTGCCAAGTACGCTGAGCATCTTGATCCGTCGCACCTGCGGTACTTCATCGCTTCGAAACTGAGCTCCAAAGTTGACGACATCGATTTGAACTTCGATGAGTTCAAACTGAAAGTTGATAGTGATCTCGTCGGCAAGGTCGTCAACATCGCCAGTCGGTGTGCCAAGTTTGTAGCAGGAAAAGAACTCTCCGAAGAGTACCCCGATGATGGTGGTCTCTTCGAACAGGCAGCCGCTGTCGGAGAAAAAATTGCTGAGCTTTACGAGAACTGCGAGTACAGCAGTGCTGTGAGAGAAATCATGGTTCTGGCAGACCGTGCGAATCAATACATTGAAGGAAAAGAACCGTGGGTCGTTCGTAAAGACGAAGCACGTGCAGACGAACTTCGCGACATCTGCACCGTCGGCCTCAACCTGTTCCGGCAGGTGATCATTTACCTTGCACCGGTTCTCCCCAGTATTCAAAAACAAACTGAAGAACTCTTAAACAATAAAATCGAACACTGGAACGACGCCCAAACGCCACTCCTCGGCGCAACAGTTGGCAAATTCCAGCACATGATGAAACGCGTCGACGAAAAGAAAGTCAAACAAATGGTTGAAGAATCCAAAGAGACACAAGCAGCCGATGCAATTGCTGCTCCACAGTTTAATGATGGCCCGGAAGCTCTTGAAAAAGAGCCGATGACCGAAGAGCACTGCACCATCGAAGACTTCATGAAGGTCGACATGCGAGTCGCCCGCATCGTGGAGGCCGGACACGTCGAAGGTGCGGATAAGCTACTGCAACTGAAACTCTCACTTGGAGGCGACGAAACACGTAACGTCTTCGCTGGAATCAAAAGCGTTTACACCCCGGAAGAACTCGTCGGGCGACTCGTTGTCTGCTGTGCAAACCTGAAGCCTCGCAAAATGCGATTCGGTCTCAGCGAAGGCATGGTCCTCGCCTGCGGACCGGGCGGAAAAGAAATCTTCCTCCTCAATCCCGACGACGGTGCTCAACCGGGAATGCGCGTACATTGATCAACTGAACATCGTTCATTGACGAAACACTCAGTGACGACACAGATTTCTCACTCATCCCCATAAACTCACTTTTCACAACATTCCATCATGGCAAACATCAACGACAATTTCCTGAAACTCAAGGCAGGTTATCTCTTTCCTGAAATCGGACGGCGCGTGAATGCGTTTTGCGATGCAAACGCCGATGCGAACGTGATCAAACTCGGAATCGGTGACGTAACCGAACCGCTTCCCGAAGCGATCCGCACCGCGATGCACTCAGCGATCGACGAAATGGGACAGAGCCAAACCTTCCGCGGTTATGGCCCCGAACAAGGTTATGCATTCTTGCGAGAAGCCATTGCAACGAATGATTTTCAATCGCGTGGCTGTGACATTTCCCCAGAGGAAATCTTCATCTCTGATGGTTCAAAATGCGATACCGGAAACATTCTCGACATCTTCGGACCGGGCAACACTGTCGCGGTTCAAGACCCGGTCTATCCGGTTTATGTTGACACCAACGTCATGGCTGGCCGAACAGGCGAAGCCGATGAGAATGGACGCTACGAAGGACTCACCTACCTTCCATGCACAG from Thalassoglobus polymorphus includes the following:
- the metG gene encoding methionine--tRNA ligase, whose translation is MSNRRILVTAALPYANGNIHIGHLVEYVQTDIWVRFQKLRGHNCRYFCADDTHGTAIMIRARKEGRSEEELIADVREAHISDFSKFDIEFDNFGSTHSEENRELCHQIWKSIRDAGLVKQKEIEQLFDPEAQTFLADRFVKGTCPKCGATNQYGDNCDKCGSTYTPAELIDPKSTLSGATPELRTATHLFIELEKCHEFLNEWTQSGKHLQPEVANYLKGHFLSDELRDWDISRPAPYFGFEIPDFPGNYWYVWFDAPIGYIASTYEWCKRNGENLDDWWKSDQTEIHHFIGKDITYFHTLFWPAMLKTAGLTLPEKVHIHGFLTVDGEKMSKSKGTFIEAAKYAEHLDPSHLRYFIASKLSSKVDDIDLNFDEFKLKVDSDLVGKVVNIASRCAKFVAGKELSEEYPDDGGLFEQAAAVGEKIAELYENCEYSSAVREIMVLADRANQYIEGKEPWVVRKDEARADELRDICTVGLNLFRQVIIYLAPVLPSIQKQTEELLNNKIEHWNDAQTPLLGATVGKFQHMMKRVDEKKVKQMVEESKETQAADAIAAPQFNDGPEALEKEPMTEEHCTIEDFMKVDMRVARIVEAGHVEGADKLLQLKLSLGGDETRNVFAGIKSVYTPEELVGRLVVCCANLKPRKMRFGLSEGMVLACGPGGKEIFLLNPDDGAQPGMRVH